A DNA window from Strix aluco isolate bStrAlu1 chromosome 6, bStrAlu1.hap1, whole genome shotgun sequence contains the following coding sequences:
- the EVX2 gene encoding homeobox even-skipped homolog protein 2 codes for MMERIRKEMILMERGLHSPTAGKRLSNLSDSAGNAVLEALENSPHSGRLSPRLTAASLHSAIGDISAKGKFEIDTLFNLQHSSSENTVSSEIPPSESRKKISLYSEVAQEADMNSDVEVGCSALRSPASLTSSQLKENSNKGYAESSPAPSTPAAAAAAPAAALGSLHGGGGALGGSAAGADQVRRYRTAFTREQIARLEKEFYRENYVSRPRRCELAAALNLPETTIKVWFQNRRMKDKRQRLAMSWPHPADPSFYTYMMTHAAATGSLPYPFHSHVPLHYYPHVGVTAAAAAAAASGAAAAPFATSIRPLDTFRALSHPYSRPELLCSFRHPGLYQAPAAAAASLNSSAAASAAAAAAAAAAAAAGSGPPGGSAPCSCLSCHSSQTAAAAAAAASALGSRGAAAADFPCTAAGQRSESGFLPYSAAVLSKAAVASPDQREEAPLTR; via the exons ATGatggaaagaataagaaaagagaTGATCCTGATGGAGAGAGGGCTGCACAGCCCTACAGCTGGCAAAAGGCTCTCAAATTTGTCAGACTCAGCTGGAAATGCGGTGCTGGAGGCCCTTGAAAATTCTCCGCACAGTGGTCGCCTCAGCCCGAGACTGACTGCCGCCTCCCTGCACAGCGCTATAGGGGACATCTCCGCCAAAGGCAAATTTGAAATAGACACTTTATTCAATCTTCAGCATTCGAGCAGTGAAAACACCGTCTCGTCCGAAATCCCGCCGTcggaaagcaggaagaaaatcagCCTTTATTCCGAAGTTGCTCAAGAGGCAGATATGAACAGTGATGTGGAGGTGGGCTGCTCCGCGCTCCGCTCCCCGGCCAGCCTGACTTCCTCCCAGCTGAAGGAAAACAGTAACAAAG GCTACGCGGAGAGCAGCCCGGCGCCCAgcacccccgccgccgccgccgccgcccccgccgccgctctcgGCAGCCtgcacggcggcggcggggcgctgggCGGCTCGGCGGCGGGGGCCGACCAGGTACGGCGGTACCGCACCGCCTTCACCCGCGAGCAGATCGCCCGCCTGGAGAAGGAGTTCTACCGGGAGAACTACGTGTCGCGGCCGCGGCGCTGCGAGCTGGCCGCCGCCCTCAACCTCCCCGAGACCACCATCAAG GTGTGGTTCCAGAACCGGCGGATGAAGGACAAGCGGCAGCGCCTGGCCATGTCCTGGCCCCACCCGGCCGACCCTAGCTTCTACACCTACATGATGACCCACGCCGCGGCCACGGGCAGCCTGCCCTACCCCTTCCACTCCCACGTCCCGCTCCACTACTACCCGCACGTCGGGgtcaccgccgccgccgccgccgccgccgcctcgggggccgccgccgcgcccttCGCCACCTCCATCCGCCCGCTGGACACCTTCCGCGCCCTCTCGCACCCCTACTCCCGCCCggagctgctctgcagcttccGCCACCCCGGCCTCTACCaggcgccggccgccgccgccgccagcctcAACAGCAGCGCGGCcgcctcggcggcggcggcggcggcagcggcggcggcggcggcggccggctcGGGGCCGCCGGGGGGCTCGGCGCCCTGCTCCTGTCTCAGCTGCCACAGCAGCcagacggcggcggcggcggcggcggcggcctcggcGCTGGGAtcgcggggcgccgccgccgccgactTCCCGTGCacggcggcggggcagcgctcCGAGAGCGGCTTCCTGCCCTACTCGGCCGCCGTGCTCAGCAAGGCCGCCGTCGCCTCGCCGGACCAGCGGGAGGAGGCGCCGCTCACCAGATAA
- the HOXD13 gene encoding homeobox protein Hox-D13 isoform X1 produces MCKAMSKAASWEMDGLRGDSSGGGGGGGGGGGGAPGQCRNFLSSPVFGAAHTGRAAAAAAAAAAASGFAYAGGGERSGAAARPDPPAKDCPGSAAPAAAPALGYGYHFGNGYYSCRMSHGVGIQQNALKSPPHASIGGFPVEKYMDVSSLTSTSVPANEVSSRAKEVSFYQGYTTPYQHVPGYIDMVSTFGSGEPRHETYISMEGYQSWTLANGWNSQVYCAKDQTQSSHFWKSSFPGDVALNQPDMCVYRRGRKKRVPYTKLQLKELENEYAINKFINKDKRRRISAATNLSERQVTIWFQNRRVKDKKIVSKLKDNVS; encoded by the exons atGTGCAAGGCCATGAGCAAAGCAGCGAGCTGGGAGATGGACGGACTGCGCGGCgacagcagcggcggcggcggcggcggaggcggcggcggcggcggagcccccgGGCAGTGCCGTAATTTTCTCTCCTCGCCCGTTTTCGGGGCCGCGCACACGGGCcgagcggccgccgccgccgctgccgccgccgccgcctcggggTTCGCCTACGCCGGCGGAGGGGAGCGCTCGGGGGCGGCGGCGAGGCCCGACCCCCCGGCCAAGGACTGCCCGGGCTCcgccgcgccggccgccgcccccgcgctCGGCTATGGGTATCACTTTGGCAATGGATACTATAGCTGCAGGATGTCCCACGGGGTTGGGATCCAGCAAAACGCCCTGAAGTCTCCCCCCCATGCCTCCATTGGCGGCTTTCCCGTGGAAAAGTACATGGACGTCTCCAGTCTGACCAGCACGAGTGTCCCCGCCAATGAAGTCTCCTCCAGGGCGAAGGAAGTGTCCTTCTACCAGGGCTATACAACCCCCTACCAGCACGTTCCTGGGTACATAGACATGGTCTCAACGTTTGGCTCTGGGGAACCGAGACACGAAACATACATATCAATGGAGGGCTATCAGTCTTGGACTCTGGCTAATGGCTGGAATAGTCAGGTTTACTGTGCCAAAGATCAGACACAGAGCTCACACTTTTGGAAATCGTCCTTTCCAG GGGACGTTGCACTAAACCAGCCCGATATGTGTGTCTACCGGCGTGGGAGAAAGAAGCGAGTGCCGTACACAAAACTGCAGCTTAAAGAACTCGAGAATGAATATGCCATTAACAAGTTCATTAACAAGGACAAGAGGCGAAGGATATCCGCAGCCACAAACCTGTCTGAGAGACAAGTTACCATTTGGTTTCAGAACAGGAGGGTGAAGGATAAGAAAATAGTCTCCAAACTGAAAGACAATGTATCTTGA
- the HOXD13 gene encoding homeobox protein Hox-D13 isoform X2 — protein sequence MDGLRGGGGGAPGQCRNFLSSPVFGAAHTGRAAAAAAAAAAASGFAYAGGGERSGAAARPDPPAKDCPGSAAPAAAPALGYGYHFGNGYYSCRMSHGVGIQQNALKSPPHASIGGFPVEKYMDVSSLTSTSVPANEVSSRAKEVSFYQGYTTPYQHVPGYIDMVSTFGSGEPRHETYISMEGYQSWTLANGWNSQVYCAKDQTQSSHFWKSSFPGDVALNQPDMCVYRRGRKKRVPYTKLQLKELENEYAINKFINKDKRRRISAATNLSERQVTIWFQNRRVKDKKIVSKLKDNVS from the exons ATGGACGGACTGC gcggcggcggcggcggagcccccgGGCAGTGCCGTAATTTTCTCTCCTCGCCCGTTTTCGGGGCCGCGCACACGGGCcgagcggccgccgccgccgctgccgccgccgccgcctcggggTTCGCCTACGCCGGCGGAGGGGAGCGCTCGGGGGCGGCGGCGAGGCCCGACCCCCCGGCCAAGGACTGCCCGGGCTCcgccgcgccggccgccgcccccgcgctCGGCTATGGGTATCACTTTGGCAATGGATACTATAGCTGCAGGATGTCCCACGGGGTTGGGATCCAGCAAAACGCCCTGAAGTCTCCCCCCCATGCCTCCATTGGCGGCTTTCCCGTGGAAAAGTACATGGACGTCTCCAGTCTGACCAGCACGAGTGTCCCCGCCAATGAAGTCTCCTCCAGGGCGAAGGAAGTGTCCTTCTACCAGGGCTATACAACCCCCTACCAGCACGTTCCTGGGTACATAGACATGGTCTCAACGTTTGGCTCTGGGGAACCGAGACACGAAACATACATATCAATGGAGGGCTATCAGTCTTGGACTCTGGCTAATGGCTGGAATAGTCAGGTTTACTGTGCCAAAGATCAGACACAGAGCTCACACTTTTGGAAATCGTCCTTTCCAG GGGACGTTGCACTAAACCAGCCCGATATGTGTGTCTACCGGCGTGGGAGAAAGAAGCGAGTGCCGTACACAAAACTGCAGCTTAAAGAACTCGAGAATGAATATGCCATTAACAAGTTCATTAACAAGGACAAGAGGCGAAGGATATCCGCAGCCACAAACCTGTCTGAGAGACAAGTTACCATTTGGTTTCAGAACAGGAGGGTGAAGGATAAGAAAATAGTCTCCAAACTGAAAGACAATGTATCTTGA